The following nucleotide sequence is from Bacteroidales bacterium.
ATTATATGATTTGTGATTTGCAGAAAGTTTTTTTAATTCGTTTCCTAATTGACCATTTGCGCCTGTTACTAATATTGTTTTCATTATAAAATTCCCTTGAAATATTCAATAGTTTTTACTAAACCTGTTTCTAAATTAATAGTTGGTTGCCAATTTAATAAATTTTTGGCTTTTTCAATATTCGGCTTTCGCTGCATCGGATCATCAATAGGGCTGGGCATAAATAATAATTTTGATTTAGAATTTGTAAGTTCTATCACTTTTTCAGCTAATTCTAAAATTGTAAATTCAGTTGGATTGCCAATATTTATAGGTCCGATAATTTCTTCGCTGCTATTCATCATCAGCTTCATACCTTTTATCAAATCATCAACATAGCAAAAGCTGCGAGTTTGTTTTCCATCGCCATAAATAGTTATATCCTTGTTTTGCAGCGCTTGAACTATGAAATTTGATACCACTCGACCGTCATTTGGGTGCATTCTTGGTCCGTAGGTGTTAAAAATTCGTATAATCTTTATGCGAACATTGTTTTGAGTATGATAATTCATAAACAACGATTCGGCACAGCGTTTTCCTTCGTCGTAGCAAGAGCGAGGTCCAATCGGGTTTACATTGCCCCAATATTCTTCTGTTTGAGGATGTATGTTTGGGTCGCCATATACTTCACTTGTGCTTGCTTGCAATATCTTTGCTTTTATGCGCTTTGCTAAGCCTAACATGTTTATAGCTCCCATTACAGAAGTCTTTATAGTCTTTATTGGGTTGTATTGATAATGAATAGGTGAGGCGGGGCATGCTAGATTATAAATTTCATCAACTTCTGCATAGTAAGGCATTGTTACATCATGCCGAACCAATTCAAAATATGGATTTGAAAGCAAATGCTCAATATTTTCCTTACTTCCAGTGAAATAGTTATCCATACACAAAACATCATTGCCTTCTGCTAAAAGGTTTTCGCATAAATGAGAGCCTAAAAATCCAGCACCACCAGTTACTAAAACTTTCTTTTTCATTCAAATTTGATTATTTGGTAAAATTAATAAATTTAGCCCAAAAAAAAACATTTGTTAAAAAAATAAAGGAATAAATATGTGTATTTTATAGAAATATGCATTGTTTTTTGACTTATCTGTTAATTTTTCGGCAAAATTTTTTGTAAATTTTAAAATACAAAAAATTTTGCCGAAAAGCTTCTTTAAAAATTAGCTGAAATATTAAGCTAAAATGCTGATTATTAGCAAGTTATGTATAGTGGCGGCATTTTATAACTACTTGATTATTAATATGTTGTAATAAATAATAAAAGTATTTGTTGTGTTAATTTGTATAACTTATTTATTATCAGCAAATTATATAAAAATAATTCCTCACTTTGCATAACTGTCTAATCGTTAAAGTTTTAAGGTTTACGAGACAGGCGAAGCGGTCGGCATTTCGTAACCTGTTTATAATCAGCGAGTTACATGGTCATATCCACGCAAAACAGTCGCCGTCTTATAACTGATTGATTATCAGTTGGTTAGTTAGGTTGGATAACAAGATTGGTCGACACTTTACAACTCTTTGACTATCAGTATGTTAGCGTATGGATAGAGCAGAAAAATCAAAACATTTTACAATGCTAGTAGATAAATATCTAAAAAAATACTAATTTCTTAGAGTAGAATTTGAATTAATTTGTTTTCTTTCCTATGCAGTAATAAGCAATACCATTCTTTTTCAACTCGTTTTCATCATAGATATTGCGTCCGTCTATGATTAATGGATTTTTCATGAGATTTTTTATTTCTTTCCAATTAGGGAATCTAAACTCTGTCCATTCTGTAACAAGTAGCAAAGCATCAGCATCTTTTAATGCATCGTACATATTTTCAGCGTAATTTATTTTGTCTCCAACTCTTCTTTTGGCTTCTTTCATTGCCACTGGGTCGTAGGCTGTAATTGAGCAACCAGCTTCAGTAAGTTTTTCAATTAAAACTAATGCTGGAGCTTCGCGCATATCATCTGTATTTGGTTTGAAAGCAAGTCCCCAAATGGCAATTTTTTTATTTTTTAAATCGTTGTTATAAATTTTTTGAAGTTTTCTAAATAGAATTGTTTTTTGATTTTCGTTTACTTCTTCAACAGCTTTAAGAATGCGTAAGGAATGACCATATTCGTCTGAAGTTTTAATCAAAGCTTTTACGTCTTTTGGGAAGCAACTTCCGCCATAGCCTGTTCCCGGATATAGAAATTTAGAGCCAATTCTAGGGTCTGAGCCAATTCCTTTTCTAACCATATCTACATTTGCACCTGTTAGCTCGCAAAGATTAGCAATGTCATTCATAAAACTAATGCGTGTGGCAAGCATTGCATTTGCAGTATATTTGGTCATTTCAGCAGAAGCTACGTCCATGAAAATGATAGGATGACCGTTTAGTGTAAAAGGTTTGTATAATCTACTCATTATTTCTTCTGCACGCTCAGACTCAACGCCAACAACAATTCTATCCGGTTTTAAGAAGTCATTTATAGCATCGCCTTCTTTTAGAAATTCTGGATTTGAAGCTACATCGAAGTTGATATTCAAATTGCGTTTGTCTAATTCGGCTTGTATTGTCTGCCTAACTTTTTTTGCAGTGCCAACAGGAACGGTGCTTTTGGTAACCACTAAAACGTATTTTGTCATGTGTTGACCAATGGTTCTTGCAACATCAAGCACATATTTTAAATCAGCGCTACCATCTTCGTCAGGTGGTGTGCCAACTGCTGAAAAAATAACATCAACATCGTCTATAACTGATGATAAGTCTGTTGTAAAAGCAAGTCGTCCTTTTTCAATATTTCTAACCATCATGGCTGTTAAACCGGGTTCAAAAATAGGCGAAATGCCTGCTTTCATTTTTTCTATTTTTTCTTTGTCAATATCAACACAAATTGTTTCTATTCCTACTTCAGCAAAGCAAGTTCCTGTAACTAGCCCAACATATCCCGAGCCAACAATTGCAATCTTCATAAAACTTTATTTTTTTTACAAAAATAGTGTTTTTTAATAATTATCATAGAAATAAATGGGAGAAATTTTGGAAAATGGAAGTTTTTATTTATTTAGTAAAAGCACAATCAAAAACAATAACTTTATTGTAATCTATAACTCTTATATTAAGCCAACCGTATTTGTATTTTTTATTAGAATATTGTCTTATTCCTATATAGCCGCCGGTTTTGTAAAACCAATAATTATATACTTCATGCATGCCAGTTTCCTGAACATCGCAATCTCTTACTAATTTAAAAAAATCCAATGGAGCTTGAGGTTTATTTGACCAAATATAATTGTCATCATTAATTACATCATAATACCCTATAATTATAGGAGAAATAAAGTCTTCTGTTATAGCAAATTCAAAAGAATTATCTAAAATTGATATTGTTGATTTAAAATCGTGTCCATTATTAGTATGAACACTATCAGCAGCAATGCAAAAATCATCTTTCCCATCTCTGTTTAAGTCAAATGCTTTATAATTAGAAATTGTATCGCAATTAAAATTATAATATACCATGTCCCTATTAAAAACTCCTGCTCTACAAATTTTATTGTTTTCTTTTTTACAACTTATAAGAAAAAATAATGCAATAATGAATATAAAATTTAGCTTTATTTTCATTGCTGTAAATTTTTAAATGTTTGCTATACAAAGTTAACATAAAATTTTTCATCATACACAAACTCGCAGGGGAAATTCGCAAACCAAAAGCGATAATAAAGGTTTTTTCGTTCTTTGATGTTTTGATGGAATTTATAGGGGAAAGATAAAATAAAAAAGAAATATTAAAAAAGAAAAAACTGACCACGAAACCGACAACGATAAAAATAAAAAACCCCTAACTTTTTGTGTTAGAGGCTTTTATAAATTAAATTTGTGACCCAGCTGGGATTCGAACCCAGGACCCCATCCTTAAAAGGGATGTGCTCTACCTGCTGAGCTACTGAGTCTCCTGCTATTTGGGAGTGCAAAGATACAAAATTTTTGAAATGACAAAATTATTTTTTTTAATAATTAATAAAAAATAAAAATTATTTCCTTTTTGTTTTTGTAAATACTTTGTACACAGTACATTAAAAATTATAATTTTTTTTCAACAAATATTTTTAATTTGGTTTTAAAGTTATATTTTTGGCAAAAATATATTTGTAAAATTTTAAAAAACTACAGATGGATTTCAAGGAAAAAGTAGTAATTGTTACAGGTGCTTCATCGGGGATAGGAGAGGCATTGGCTATCAATCTCATTAATTTGGGCTGCAATGTGGTTTTAGCAGCTAGGAGCGAAGATAAAATGAAAAGCTTGGTTTCAAAATTTCCAAATTCATCAACATTAATAGTAAAAGCAGATGTAAGCCGACAAGAAGATTGCATCAATATTATAGAAAAAACAATAGCTCATTTTGGAAAGATTGACATTTTGATAAACAATGCAGGAATTAGTATGCGAGCTATTTTTGAGGAATTGGAAATCAAAGTTTTGAAGCAGCTTATGGACGTTAATTTCTGGGGAACTGTTTATTGCACACATGCAGCATTGCCTTATTTGCTTAAATCAAAGGGTAGCGTTGTAGGAGTCTCGTCTATTGCAGGATTTCAAGGTTTGCCGGCACGTACAGGATATTCAGCTTCAAAATTTGCGATGCATGGCTTCTTAAATACATTGCGTGTGGAAACACTAAATCAAGGTTTACATGTAATGATAGCTTGTCCTGGATTTACCGAATCAAACGTGCGTAATGCAGCTTTGACTTCTGATGGAACTCCGCAAGGCAGCACTCCGCTTGATGAAAAAAATCTAATGAGCTCGGATTTAGTTGCAAAAAAGATTATTAAAGGTATCAAGAGAAGGAAAAATACCTTAGTAATGACATTGCAAGGGAAGTTGACAGTGTGTCTTGGAAAATTTTTTCCGAGATTTGTTGACAGGCAAGCGTATAAGCTAATGAAAAAAGAAAAAAACTCACCACTAAAATAAATTTCAAAAAAATGAAAACAGAAAAAATTAAAATTATCCCAACAGAAGGTTGCAGCTTGATAATGTTTGGTGCTTCTGATACAGATGTTTTAAACGCAATAGGGGAGCCTGATGATCGCGAAAGTATTGAAGAAGATGAAGAAGATTATAATAGCGAAATATGGTATTATGACGATTACGGCATTACTTTGTTTTTAGATGAAATGGACGATGAAGGCTTGTTAGTTTCAGGCATAGAGTTAGAAAATGAAAATTGCGAATTGGAAGGCGTTTCTGTAATTGGAAAATCAATAGATGAAATTAAGAAAATAGCTGTAAAAGCTAATTATGGCGAATTAGACGAAGAAAAAGAAGAATGGGGCGAATACAGACTCTCTTACGAAGATAAAATAATAGATTTTTATTTTGATGAAAATAAAAAATTGATTAGTATTAGCATTGGAATGGAATAAACTCCTAGCTTATCTTTTATTATATATTGGATGATATTTTTCTACAACATCTTTTAAATATTCACGACTAAGATGTGTGTATATTTCTGTTGTAGTAATGCTGCTATGCCCAAGTAATTCTTGAACAATTCTTAAGTCTGCACCGTTTTCTACCATATGTGTTGCAAAAGAGTGGCGAAAAGTGTGTGGACTTATGCTTTTTTTAATTCCTGCTAAATCAGCTAAGGCTTTTACAATATTAAATACAGAAGCTCTTGTTAGCTGCTTGCCTCTTTGATTAAGAAAAATATAATGTTCGTGGTTTTTAACAACTGGAAAAAATCTCCTGCTTGCATTAATATATAATTCCAAAGCATTAAGAGCTTCTTTGCCAATGGGTACTAATCTTTCTTTGTTTCCTTTACCAATAACACGAATAATTTCTTCTTCAAAATCAATGTCATTAAAAGTAAGGTTTACAAGTTCAGAAACCCTTAATCCACAAGCATATAGCATTTCTATAATTGCCTTATTACGATGTCCGTCAGGCTTTGAAAGGTCAATGCTTTTTATAATAGAATTTATTTCTTCTACAGAAATTACATCTGGAAAATGTTTCCCAAGCTGCGGCAGCACAACAAGTTCTGTGGGATTTTCTTCAATAACTTCATCTAATAAGCAAAAAGAAAAAAAAGATTTAATTCCTGAAATTATGCGGGCTTGCGAACGAGCACTTAAATTTTTATCAGCTAAATGTTGAATAAAAAGATGAATTTCTCTATTATTAATTTCTTTTAATTTTTTATCGGAATTAAATTCATAATTCCATTTTAGAAATAATTTAACATCGTGAATGTAAGCTTCGATTGTCTTTTCTGACAAACCTTTTTCAAGCATCAAAAAAGTAGCATAGCTTTTTAAAGTAGGGTCTAAATTTTTATTTTTTTTCATTTATGATTTTTTCAAGTGCAAAAATTTCATCGCGATAATGAGCAGCCATAATAAAATCAAGCTCTTTTGCAGATTTTTTCATTTCTTTTTTCAAAGTTTCAATGCGTTTGAGTATGGCTTCATTACTCATATAAGGAATCATTGGGTCGTTTAGGCTATTTATAGCATTTTCTTCAACATAATAATTTGAAGAACGTTTTTTAGTATCATCAAAGCTCTCAAAAACAGCTTTGTTTACGGAACTAGGCGTGATGTTGTTTTCTTTATTGTACTGCAATTGCTTTTCACGTCTGCGTTTGGTCTCAAAAAGCATTTTTTCCATAGAAGATGTATTTTTCATTGCGTATAATATCACGCGGCTATTTATATTCCTTGCAGCACGCCCTGCAGTTTGAATTAAACTACGTTCATTCCTTAAAAAACCTTCCTTATCTGCGTCTAAAATAGCTACTAGCGTAACTTCTGGCAAGTCTAATCCTTCACGTAGTAGATTAACACCAACAATAACATGAATTTCGCCTTTTCTTAATTCTTGTAAAATCTCAATTCTTTCAAGAGTATCAATGTCGCTGTGGATATATTTTGCTTTGATATTCAAATTCTGAAAATAATTAGTCAATTCTTCTGCCATTCGCTTAGTGAGCGTTGTAACAAGAGTTCGCTCGTCTTTCTCAACTTGATTTTTTATTTCATTAAGCAAATCATCAACTTGATTATCAGAAGGACGCACAAAAACTTCAGGGTCTGGAATTCCTGTTGGTCTAATTATTTGCTCAACTACAACTCCGTCACTTTTCATAAGTTCATAATCAGCAGGAGTAGCAGAAACAAATATTGTTTGATTTAGCATGGATTCAAATTCATCAAAGCTTAGAGGTCTATTGTCCATTGCAGAAGGCATGCGAAAGCCATAATCAACCAGAATTTGCTTTCTCGACCTGTCGGCACCATTCATTCCTCTTACTTGTGGCACAGTAACGTGACTTTCATCTATTACCATCAAGAAATTGTCAGGGAAATAATCTAAAAGGCAGAATGGGCGAGTTCCAGGCTTTCTTCTATCAAAATATCTTGAGTAATTCTCAATTCCCGGGCAATAACCCAAGTCTTTCATCATCTCCAAATCGTAATTTACTCTATCTTCCAAGCGTTTAGCTTCAACATCTTTCCTCATTTCTTTTAAAAAATTGACTTGAGCTCCTAAATCAGTGTAAATTTCTTTTAAAGCTCTATCCATTTTCTCCTTCGATGTATTAAAAATACTTGCAGGATAAATGCGGACATAATTAATTTTCTCAATACTTTGTCCTGTAATAGGATTTATAGAACTTATACTTTCAATTTCATCTCCAAAAAAAATAAAGCGATAAGCTACTTCTGCATACGCTGGAAACACATCTAAGGTGTCGCCACGCAAACGAAAAGTACCATGCCTAAAATCTATATCATTTCTTGAATAAAAAGACTCTACTAACGCATTTAGAAAGAATTTTATAGAAATTTTATCTCCGTTTTTAATTTCAATTACGTGAGATTT
It contains:
- a CDS encoding SDR family oxidoreductase, whose product is MKKKVLVTGGAGFLGSHLCENLLAEGNDVLCMDNYFTGSKENIEHLLSNPYFELVRHDVTMPYYAEVDEIYNLACPASPIHYQYNPIKTIKTSVMGAINMLGLAKRIKAKILQASTSEVYGDPNIHPQTEEYWGNVNPIGPRSCYDEGKRCAESLFMNYHTQNNVRIKIIRIFNTYGPRMHPNDGRVVSNFIVQALQNKDITIYGDGKQTRSFCYVDDLIKGMKLMMNSSEEIIGPINIGNPTEFTILELAEKVIELTNSKSKLLFMPSPIDDPMQRKPNIEKAKNLLNWQPTINLETGLVKTIEYFKGIL
- a CDS encoding UDP-glucose/GDP-mannose dehydrogenase family protein, coding for MKIAIVGSGYVGLVTGTCFAEVGIETICVDIDKEKIEKMKAGISPIFEPGLTAMMVRNIEKGRLAFTTDLSSVIDDVDVIFSAVGTPPDEDGSADLKYVLDVARTIGQHMTKYVLVVTKSTVPVGTAKKVRQTIQAELDKRNLNINFDVASNPEFLKEGDAINDFLKPDRIVVGVESERAEEIMSRLYKPFTLNGHPIIFMDVASAEMTKYTANAMLATRISFMNDIANLCELTGANVDMVRKGIGSDPRIGSKFLYPGTGYGGSCFPKDVKALIKTSDEYGHSLRILKAVEEVNENQKTILFRKLQKIYNNDLKNKKIAIWGLAFKPNTDDMREAPALVLIEKLTEAGCSITAYDPVAMKEAKRRVGDKINYAENMYDALKDADALLLVTEWTEFRFPNWKEIKNLMKNPLIIDGRNIYDENELKKNGIAYYCIGKKTN
- a CDS encoding SDR family oxidoreductase translates to MDFKEKVVIVTGASSGIGEALAINLINLGCNVVLAARSEDKMKSLVSKFPNSSTLIVKADVSRQEDCINIIEKTIAHFGKIDILINNAGISMRAIFEELEIKVLKQLMDVNFWGTVYCTHAALPYLLKSKGSVVGVSSIAGFQGLPARTGYSASKFAMHGFLNTLRVETLNQGLHVMIACPGFTESNVRNAALTSDGTPQGSTPLDEKNLMSSDLVAKKIIKGIKRRKNTLVMTLQGKLTVCLGKFFPRFVDRQAYKLMKKEKNSPLK
- the xerD gene encoding site-specific tyrosine recombinase XerD — its product is MKKNKNLDPTLKSYATFLMLEKGLSEKTIEAYIHDVKLFLKWNYEFNSDKKLKEINNREIHLFIQHLADKNLSARSQARIISGIKSFFSFCLLDEVIEENPTELVVLPQLGKHFPDVISVEEINSIIKSIDLSKPDGHRNKAIIEMLYACGLRVSELVNLTFNDIDFEEEIIRVIGKGNKERLVPIGKEALNALELYINASRRFFPVVKNHEHYIFLNQRGKQLTRASVFNIVKALADLAGIKKSISPHTFRHSFATHMVENGADLRIVQELLGHSSITTTEIYTHLSREYLKDVVEKYHPIYNKR
- the uvrB gene encoding excinuclease ABC subunit UvrB → MRNFELISDFKPTGDQPSAIEELTNGILNDDKFQTLLGVTGSGKTFTIANVIEKTKRPTLVLSHNKTLAAQLYSEFKQFFPNNAVEYFVSYYDYYQPEAYLPASDLYIEKDLAINEEIEKFRLRATTSLLSGRDDVIVVSSVSCIYGIGNPEDFKSHVIEIKNGDKISIKFFLNALVESFYSRNDIDFRHGTFRLRGDTLDVFPAYAEVAYRFIFFGDEIESISSINPITGQSIEKINYVRIYPASIFNTSKEKMDRALKEIYTDLGAQVNFLKEMRKDVEAKRLEDRVNYDLEMMKDLGYCPGIENYSRYFDRRKPGTRPFCLLDYFPDNFLMVIDESHVTVPQVRGMNGADRSRKQILVDYGFRMPSAMDNRPLSFDEFESMLNQTIFVSATPADYELMKSDGVVVEQIIRPTGIPDPEVFVRPSDNQVDDLLNEIKNQVEKDERTLVTTLTKRMAEELTNYFQNLNIKAKYIHSDIDTLERIEILQELRKGEIHVIVGVNLLREGLDLPEVTLVAILDADKEGFLRNERSLIQTAGRAARNINSRVILYAMKNTSSMEKMLFETKRRREKQLQYNKENNITPSSVNKAVFESFDDTKKRSSNYYVEENAINSLNDPMIPYMSNEAILKRIETLKKEMKKSAKELDFIMAAHYRDEIFALEKIINEKK